Sequence from the Papilio machaon chromosome 26, ilPapMach1.1, whole genome shotgun sequence genome:
CCCCGCACCACTCGCCCCCCACGCGCTGCAACACCTCGCCGCGCTACACACACTGCCCACAGGTACCACCCTCCCCGCACCACTCGCCCCCCACGCGCTGCAACACCTCGCCGCGCTACACACACTGCCCACAGGTACCACCCTCCCCGCACCACTCGCCCCCCACGCGCTGCAACACCTCGCCGCGCTACACACACTGCCCACAGGTACCACCCTCCCCGCACCACTCGCCCCCCACGCGCTGCAACACCTCGCCGCGCTACACTCACTGCCCACAGGTACCACCCTCCCCGCACCACTCGCCCCCCACGCGCTGCAACACCTCGCCGCGCTACACTCCCTGCCCGCGGGTACCCCCCCCCCCGCACCACTCGCCCCCCACGCGCTGCAACACCTCGCCGCGCTACACACACTGCCCACAGGTACCACCCTCCCCGCACCACTCGCCCCCCACGCGCTGCAACACCTCGCCGCGCTACACACACTGCCCACAGGTACCACCCTCCCCGCACCACTCGCCCCCCACGCGCTGCAACACCTCGCCGCGCTACACACACTGCCCACAGGTACCACCCTCCCCGCACCACTCGCCCCCCACGCGCTGCAACACCTCGCCGCGCTACACTCACTGCCCACAGGTACCACCCTCCCCGCACCACTCGCCCCCCACGCGCTGCAACACCTCGCCGCGCTACACACACTGCCCACAGGTACCACCCTCCCCGCACCACTCGCCCCCCACGCGCTGCAACACCTCGCCGCGCTACACACACTGCCCACAGGTACCACCCCCCCCGCACCACTCGCCCCCCACGCGCTGCAACACCTCGCCGCGCTACACACACTGCCCACAGGTACCACCCTCCCCGCACCACTCGCCCCCCACGCGCTGCAACACCTCGCCGCGCTACACTCACTGCCCACAGGTACCACCCTCCCCGCACCACTCGCCCCCCACGCGCTGCAACACCTCGCCGCGCTACACTCACTGCCCACAGGTACCACCCTCCCCGCACCACTCGCCCCCCACGCGCTGCAACACCTCGCCGCGCTACACTCACTGCCCACAGGTACCACCCTCCCCGCACCACTCGCCCCCCACGCGCTGCAACACCTCGCCGCGCTACACTCACTGCCCACAGGTACCACCCTCCCCGCACCACTCGCCCCCCACGCGCTGCAACACCTCGCCGCGCTACACTCACTGCCCACAGGTACCACCCTCCCCGCACCACTCGCCCCCCACGCGCTGCAACACCTCGCCGCGCTACACACACTGCCCACAGGTACCACCCACCCCGCACCACTCGCCCCCCACGCGCTGCAACACCTCGCCGCGCTACACACACTGCCCACAGGTACCACCCTCCCCGCACCACTCGCCCCCCACGCGCTGCAACACCTCGCCGCGCTACACTCACTGCCCACAGGTACCACCCTCCCCGCACCACTCGCTCCCCACGCGCTGCAACACCTCGCCGCGCTACACTCACTGCCCACAGGTACCACCCTCCCCGCACCACTCGCCCCCCACGCGCTGCAACACCTCGCCGCGCTACACTCACTGCCCACAGGTACCACCCTCCCCGCACCACTCCCCCCCCACGCGCTGCAACACCTCGCCGCGCTACACACACTGCCCACAGGTACCACCCTCCCCGCACCACTCGCCCCCCACGCGCTGCAACACCTCGCCGCGCTCCACACACTGCCCACAGGTACCACCCTCCCCGCACCACTCGCCCCCCACGCGCTGCAACACCTCGCCGCGCTACACACACTGCCCACAGGTACCACCCTCCCCGCACCACTCGCCCCCCACGCGCTGCAACACCTCGCCGCGCTACACTCACTGCCCACAGGTACCACCCTCCCCGCACCCCTCGCCCCCCCCGCGCTGCAACACCTCGCCGCGCTACACTCACTGCCCACAGGTACCACCCTCCCCGCACCACTCGCCCCCCACGCGCTGCAACACCTCGCCGCGCTACACACACTGCCCACAGGTACCACCCTCCCCGCACCACTCGCCCCCCACGCGCTGCAACACCTCGCCGCGCTACACTCACTGCCCACAGGTACCACCCTCCCCGCACCACTCGCCCCCCACGCGCTGCAACACCTCGCCGCGCTACACTCACTGCCCACAGGTACCACCCTCCCCGCACCACTCGCCCCCCACGCGCTGCAACACCTCGCCGCGCTACACTCACTGCCCACAGGTACCACCCTCCCCGCACCACTCGCCCCCCACGCGCTGCAACACCTCGCCGCGCTACACACACTGCCCACAGGTACCACCCTCCCCGCACCACTCGCCCCCCACGCGCTGCAACACCTCGCCGCGCTACACACACTGCCCACAGGTACCACCCTCCCCGCACCACTCGCCCCCCACGCGCTGCAACACCTCGCCGCGCTACACACACTGCCCACAGGTACCACCCTCCCCGCACCACTCGCCCCCCACGCGCTGCAACACCTCGCCGCGCTACACACACTGCCCACAGGTACCACCCTCCCCGCACCACTCGCCCCCCACGCGCTGCAACACCTCGCCGCGCTACACACACTGCCCACAGGTACCACCCTCCCCGCACCACTCGCCCCCCACGCGCTGCAACACCTCGCCGCGCTACACACACTGCCCACAGGTACCACCCTCCCCGCACCACTCGCCCCCCACGCGCTGCAACACCTCGCCGCGCTACACACACTGCCCACAGGTACCACCCTCCCCGCACCACTCGCCCCCCACGCGCTGCAACACCTCGCCGCGCTACACTCACTGCCCACAGGTACCACCCTTCCCCCCCCAACCTCCCCACCACTCTCACACACACCTATACAATATAAACTATctccaaataataatatcctTAAAATTCTTACAGTCGATaaaataactcaaaaactacttgttagttttttcaacttttgataaatattataaaaactacagttaaattattaaaattaagtacatCACTGATAATTACAACTGGtaacataacaaaatttaaacctaaaaaaatctactaaatGTATGTACTATGCAATTCACTAGATTTAGTGCACTTAATATCTACTAATTAGTTGTATTACTACACAATAGTTCATGTTGTATGTAACATTTACAGAGATATCAAACAGCAGTGACCCCGCGCTGGTGGTGGGGTCAGGTCTGAGTGCTGCTGACGCGGTGAGGTCattgcgcgtgcgcaggccTGTACTGCACGCACACCGCAACCCCCCCGCAGCACTCGCCCGGCTCTCACCCACTGCATACCCTGACTACTGGGAggtaaatattgtacaaaacaGGCCTCGCCAGGGGAGGGGACAATTGAGACAAATTGACCCCCTTTGTCCCACCTCTcctctgaataaaaaaatctaaaatagatataaaaactacTTCAAAATACTATCATAGGCCTCGCCAGGGGAGGGGACAATTGCGCTCATTATTCCCCTACCCTCCTAGAGAATCGAAACTATAtaacatagatttaaaaactacttcaaaataatgtcataggCCTCGCCAGGGGAAGGGACAATTGGGACAAATACGTTCATTGTAAAACCCCCTCCCCCTCTTTAgagaatcgaaaaaataaaaactactttGAAATACTACATAGttaactcaaaaactatttattagtttatttcaaTCCCTacctaataataatgtttgaaagaaaaaaaaatcctacctGATTGCCTAAATCTAGTCTAGATCAACTGGCTCcgtatataatacatatatatatatatatatacataataccTTTGAGTCCCTAAATCACTTAACATGTTGACATGACACAAACTCCAGACTCACAAGTTCATGAAAATAGTTTCATTTTCTGAAGCATTTCTATATAGTGTAAAGTTCTTACGAATGGTATAATATGTTCGTAAAAAGATATATTAGAACATATCGTAGAGCGGCtgattgttttgttacatGTAAATGTTTCAGTCTATAACCGtcagttaataaaacaaaaaataatttaaaaaaaccttaacaCCCAcaatatcatataaaaaaatatgttataaattttagactttgtatatattttttttatttatttatttatttcgtgcaACATTGGGCAACATatattggaaaaaataaaaatattacattaattttaggaaaaaacataacgtataatataaatacaatttaattatttgatttctagttaaaaacattttatgttgtttctttttgttatcagAAATGCaaatacgttttttaattgaagattCTCTTTATACATAAACTGGGTATAAAGTGTCTAG
This genomic interval carries:
- the LOC106716410 gene encoding proline-rich protein 36; translation: MRDNMKACQHTLSDDVIYKEVVVIGNGPSGLVTSYMLAGNVPYLKRNIPEDLPIDEMLRARLSNLQPGQNLLETDLMELAEGLEGRSHNPIPLLMDNLLRPCADLDIDADSLIEWKYDVEKQVEHVVLGRGQPGGSWHSFPPALRTLSPAAWLALPPHRTAHPPHTPHSPHSRLTARALANYCRRYVRVNNLQRFFHCGVTVTSVTRCVRGGGGGGGGGGPPCAGAACPRAASFCVSGYDSRGGNGGRCVRYVCRRVVLACGGADSPNAALAPLAPHALQHLAALHTLPAGTTLPAPLAPHALQHLAALHTLPAGTTLPAPLAPHALQHLAALHTLPTGTTLPAPLAPHALQHLAALHTLPTGTTLPAPLAPHALQHLAELHTLPTGTTLPAPLAPHALQHLAELHTLPTGTTLPAPLAPHALQHLAALHTLPTGTTLPAPLAPHALQHLAELHTLPTGTTLPAPLAPHALQHLAALHTLPTGTTLPAPLAPHALQHLAALHTLPTGTTLPAPLAPHALQHLAALHTLPTGTTLPAPLAPHALQHLAALHTLPTGTTLPAPLAPHALQHLAALHTLPTGTTLPAPLAPPALQHLAALHSLPTGTTLPAPLAPHALQHLAALHTLPTGTTLPAPLAPHALQHLAALHTLPTGTTLPAPLAPHALQHLAALHTLPTGTTLPAPLAPHALQHLAALHSLPTGTTLPAPLAPHALQHLAALHSLPAGTPPPAPLAPHALQHLAALHTLPTGTTLPAPLAPHALQHLAALHTLPTGTTLPAPLAPHALQHLAALHTLPTGTTLPAPLAPHALQHLAALHSLPTGTTLPAPLAPHALQHLAALHTLPTGTTLPAPLAPHALQHLAALHTLPTGTTPPAPLAPHALQHLAALHTLPTGTTLPAPLAPHALQHLAALHSLPTGTTLPAPLAPHALQHLAALHSLPTGTTLPAPLAPHALQHLAALHSLPTGTTLPAPLAPHALQHLAALHSLPTGTTLPAPLAPHALQHLAALHSLPTGTTLPAPLAPHALQHLAALHTLPTGTTHPAPLAPHALQHLAALHTLPTGTTLPAPLAPHALQHLAALHSLPTGTTLPAPLAPHALQHLAALHSLPTGTTLPAPLAPHALQHLAALHSLPTGTTLPAPLPPHALQHLAALHTLPTGTTLPAPLAPHALQHLAALHTLPTGTTLPAPLAPHALQHLAALHTLPTGTTLPAPLAPHALQHLAALHSLPTGTTLPAPLAPPALQHLAALHSLPTGTTLPAPLAPHALQHLAALHTLPTGTTLPAPLAPHALQHLAALHSLPTGTTLPAPLAPHALQHLAALHSLPTGTTLPAPLAPHALQHLAALHSLPTGTTLPAPLAPHALQHLAALHTLPTGTTLPAPLAPHALQHLAALHTLPTGTTLPAPLAPHALQHLAALHTLPTGTTLPAPLAPHALQHLAALHTLPTGTTLPAPLAPHALQHLAALHTLPTGTTLPAPLAPHALQHLAALHTLPTGTTLPAPLAPHALQHLAALHTLPTEISNSSDPALVVGSGLSAADAVRSLRVRRPVLHAHRNPPAALARLSPTAYPDYWEIYKMMCDGPSGKHHNYTPYPDHVVVDVTPLDPDTNDKYSLKRVTLLDLNNNQTTQVTVSLIVVLIGSRPDLFFLQTNFNINDMEIKKCIKCNNEKENGKIEENQKQCFFKNHWLYFKSVLGQSIQSCKSRYLNYTEINGNTDNKCNNTNCDKIEDGSENFKYDTIIYTDSDKLKCECQTTNPYSSGLGFGIDPSKPVDGRSNPVAIDKSTHELLNAPKGVYALGPLTGDNFIRFIPGGALAIVSHIHKEMKTVAE